The Pithys albifrons albifrons isolate INPA30051 chromosome 1, PitAlb_v1, whole genome shotgun sequence genome contains the following window.
AGCTCTGTACTGCACATGGCCTACTCATTGCAGACAAGAGATTGTCCTGTCCAAGGTCAGGATGAGTTCTTTAAGGTTGCCATAAGCGTTGCTTCGTCCTTGCCCAGCAGACAGTATTATTCCAGAGCACTTAGTGGAAGAGGTGATTAGTGTGTCTTTAAGTGAATGGTGCCAATGGGAATGGTATGTTAGGCAGGGCAGCTGCAAGCTCGGCCTGAAACACAACCACCCTCGAAACCCTATCTCTACTCCACTGACCCATGCAGGCTGACCTCATACTGTGTTGAGTGACCACGTGGGTTGCGTCAATGCCTGAAATGTAACTGCttcctggcagcagggcagaTCCTGCCTGTGTGACTGATAACGTGTGACTTGAAGCAGGGGAGAAATTGCATTTATGCATCTTTTCTGTATCTGGCCATGGAGGACTGAATTTGAAGGCTCCCTCTCTTGCCAGTGTCCTTTGTTACCTGAGTTGAAAGTGTTTGCTTTCCTCTTTGTGCTAAATGAAGGTCTGGAGTGGGTGATCCAGATAGGtgttgaaaaaatgaaaatgtgagaTGTTGTTTTCCAAGGATGCTTCCAAACAGAGCCTGTTATCTGTGGGGTGCCAAAATCCTCCTTCAACTAGGATTTCCCAAAAAAACATGCTTCCAGGTGTTACGAAGTTTTTGGCAGGATAGTCTTCTCTTCATGACAGATTAAACTGAGCGCCAGAAGCTCTTTTAGTTTTATCCCTCGCAATCACAATTGCATGGCTGTGCAGAGGTTTACCTCGTGCCCCTTGATCTAAAATACCCCATGAGATGACGCTCCCTGGAGTAAGGGGAGACTGCTGTAGAGCCTGGAAAGCATTATTTGAGAGCCAGCATTCTTGTGCTAAGTCCCTGCCACTGCTACCAGCCGCAGTGGGAGAAGGGGGTgaccttttttccatttttgtgttGGGTGAAAGTCACTCTCTTGCAAGAGCACAGTGGTTCAGAGCTTGCTGCGATAAGCtggttgttttcctttctcctttcccctcctcgCGCTGTGCTGGGCTTATCTGGACGTCTGAGTTATGTTAAGTAGCGGGTGCATGCTTGCTCTCTgttctcctctctgcttttgCTCCTTGGATTTCAATTCCAAACATGGTTATCCATTTGGGGTCTCTCTCCGTTCCACTGCCAAGAGATACACATTCCACACTCAACaccagctccctctgctgctctctcaCAGTTGCTATTCCATTTGCTGAGGTGCAGGCAAAACAGGCAGTGCAACGAGATCTCTGTCCTGTCTGTGAGTTTTCCAGCTAATGGCCTCTACTCTATTCTTGACTGAGCTCTTTTGGCCTCACATTTGCCAGCTTCTTTTCTCATTGTTGTGGCGAAGAAGGGGGCCAGCCGACAGGTTGTGAGCCACAAAGAGGAGAAACGAGCCCTCTTGGAATTTTTGGGGAGCGAAAACGTTTGGCAGCACTTTAACATGTTGCTCTGAAGCGCTGCTGTGGGACCAGACGGTGCtcaagaggaggaggaggaatagCTACCCAGCAGCTCTGGTTTCAGACCTCTGCAGCACCCTTTGTGTATGACAATTCGTTTTGAGCGCAGGACggctggggagggtggggagtgGGGAAGGATGAGCACAAGCAGCCTCTCTTGGGACCAggctcttctccagcctccgGTGTGTGATGCCTGGAAAGAGATTATGGAGGAAGCAGCATACCAGCTGGCCAGCTGCATCATCCTCCTGGGTTATATGGGGGGAAGTGGCATCTTCGGGTCCCTCTATATCTTTGGCCTCCTGGCCCCAGGCTACTTCTGCTAtgctctgtggggctggctGAGTGCTTGTGGGCTGGACATCTTCATCTGGAACATGCTGCTCGTCCTCATCTGCTTGCTCCAGCTGGCTCACCTGGCTTACCGGCTCCGCAGAAACACCATCCCACAAGAGTTTGACCTCCTCTACAAGACCATGTACCTGCCCTTGCAGGTGCCCCTGGAAGTCTACAAAGAAATTGTGAAGTGCTGTGAAGAGCATGTCCAGTTGCTAGTCAGAGACCAGAATTATGCAGTGGAGGGCAAGACGCCCATTGACCGCCTCTCGTTGCTGCTGTCTGGCAGGTAAAAGCTCCTCTGTTTCTCAACGAAGTCTGACAGCAAAGTGTTGTggcttattattttattttcaccttCTGTAAAAACTGGGGGGATTGTTTCCTTCCTCTGAAAGGGATTTGAGATATGCATCAGTTTGTTAGGGAAGGGGGAAATTTGGGTTTGGACATTGTTTtagctttcttttattttttctaaattacaAGTATTTCAGAGAAGTTTGCAGACTTGAGTTGTGTGCAATGAAGTCACCAGCTCAGTCTTGCCTGTGATACTGTTGGGGAATCCTTATCTATTTCTCCATCCTTTTGAAGTGATATTATTTTTGATAGGAGCAAGGCTGGCTGTGAGAAAGTGTTTCTCaaggcaggagggcagtgtgTCTGGACCTGTGGTCTCTGGGGGTACCAGACTCACCTGTGTGATGTGAACTGCTGTGCATCGAGTACACTCAGTCCTCAGTTCACCTGTTCCTCCTGGCCAGTAGTGTTCAGGGAGAGGTCCTATCCCTGGTTCTAACACCCCAAAGCTCAGAGCTTTGGAATTTTTCACTTTGAGAGTCATTTCATCAAAAGAGATGGTGCTCTCCTGTGGTGGATCCTGCCTAATCAGgcctctttctttccctgtgaTGTCATGCATTCGCGATGTTCCTTCCTCTGGACCACCAAGGAGAACCTTGGGGACCTCTAGACAGTCACAATGGGGATCTGATTGAGTGGACTGTGCTGATCAGGTGCTGGCATTTGTTCCTGTGAGATCCTGTGGCATGCCAGCATATTCACTTAACAATTTGTAAAATCCAGCTGCATGCAAATAGTGATGGTGTTGGCTTCCCAGCTGCTATCAGGCATTTGGCACTAGTGTTAAGTGagactgggaaaggaaaaagatctGTAAATGTGTtgagctgcaggaggtgtgTCTCACAAGGATTTTCTTTTGGCATGCCAAACCCAGCATCACCTGGGGCTCATGTTTTATTGCAGTGGCCCACCCTCTCTGGAGAGGGAGTCTGCAAAGATGGGCTGACCTTCTGTTTTTTATGTTACTCTCTTTTCTAGGATGTGTTGAGAGCATCCTGGGACCATCAGGATGCTGAATGGCAAAGCACTGGAAGGAAATTTGGTATCTGTGTTTCCACTAGtgtttttccatctctgttGAGCTGTTCACTCTGAAATTTACTGTGTCTGCAGATAATGTTAATGGGGAAGAGTCTGTGCTATCTTGACCTGCACTGGATAATCAGATGCTACTCTTTGGGCATGAAAGTGTTGCAGCATACAGTAAGATGGTGCTGGTGGGGtagttgttctgctctgttttacAGTGGGAAGTATGCACTTTGGCTGGTACAGGATTCTCCGTGGAGTTGAGACTGGATTTGCATCTCCTGGTACTAACTCTATTGCTTTATGAGGTCTTGCTGGCCCAGCAGAGCATTGCTACTATTATAGTGCTCCCTCTTAAACTGAACAAGTGGGATCTTGGAAATGCAGAATATGCCTGGATCAGGAAACATGCCCTGCAACCCCTTATCTTTCCAGGCACACTCCCAGCTTTTGTAAAATCCAACAGTGAACTGAGTCTTGTAATTCCTGAAAACAAGAATTCACTTTGTGCAGCATGCAGTGGGGGTACGTGGTGACAGGGAGGCCAGAGGCTCCAAATCTGGTGATGCAGAGCTATGAACAGAATCCAGAGTACCCTGCCATTGCCCTTGCCTCAGGCCTGTGCAGGtctttccctgctcccacatCAGAGCTGAGTGCTTGCTTGACCTTGACACTGGCAGGCAATTGTAGCAAAAGTAGGGGAAAGTGATACTTAGGAGGCTAAGAGAAATTGAGAGGTAATGTGCAGCAAACTATGAGCTCACAGGGTAATCAGTCAGGAACCATGGCCAGCATGATTTTTCGGGGTTTCTGGGTTTAACAGCTTCCCAGCATGGAAGTAGGGAATGCCCTCATGCAACCCTGAGGACAGAAAGAAGTTACAAGTAAAAAGAGCCATGCGCTGGCTTAGAAGTACCTAGAAAGCTGCAGCAATCTTGTGGGCTGAGAAGTCCTGGTTTAGGACCAAGTATTGCACCTGTGAGGGCTGTCTTTgtaacaagaaacaaaacagatggACTATGGGGAAGTGGCAGCAAATAGTTTCCCACACAGAAAGGAGGGATAGCCCCATGGAGCACGTGCAGCTGTCCCAGGAGGATTTGAGACATGCAGGAGACAAGAATTTCTTTCCTCCCTAGTGGGACACCCTGTGTGAGCTGATCAGGTTTTTGTGACATCTATTTTGTGGCCTAAACCCATGTACCTCACCTGTCCTCTCTGCAGGATTCGAGTGTGCCAGGACGGACAATTCCTTCACTATGTCTTTCCGTTCCAGTTCCTGGACTCTCCGGAATGGGAGTCACTGCGACCCTCTGAGGAAGGAACTTTTCAGGTAATCCCACacatccccacagcagcccagctTCACTACTTGCTGCTTCATTGTGTGTCTgagaagggaatggagaggCCTCACTATAGCATTCAAAACAAACTGGGAatactttcttccctttcctagTGGTTTATCCAGCACAGGATGGTGTGATCAGCTGTGTTACATTATTTTCTACCTTCCTCTGAAGACCTCAGTGCGTGTTCCCACTACCAGCTGATATCAAGGAGAGGGGAGCATGGGTGCTCCTTCCAGTTTAGCAGGGAGCTGAGGTACTGGATTGCTGTCTCTCTTCCATTGTAGCATTCCCTAGTACCTGCATTGATACATGTTCCCTGAACATTGCTAACAGGGTGCATCCTCCTAGCATCAGGATGTCAGCCATGGCAATGTGCAGCAGTGATGTAAATCCATAAATATCCTGTTCCTCACAGAAGTTTCTGATGGTCATGTGTTTGGGGTGGAGAAGCAGAAAGGATGATTCATACCCGAATATGGTTCTTTCTGAGCAGAAGAATCCCTTGCTGAGGGGCCAGACCAATTCTTACTTGCAGCAACTAAGAGGATTTTGATCTTGCTGTCAACACTCCACAGTGGTTTTTTGGCTTTCCTTCTGGAGAAGCTTACGTAGGTCTACAACTCTCTGTCTTTAACTCACATCCCAAGACAGCCTGATACCTGTCAGGATGGCAATCTAAATTATGTCAATCAGGGCATATGAGGAGGGATTTTGCTAATCCCTTGAGAGCATGGGGCAGTCATGAGGGCACAATGATGCTTTCTTGTGAGGGCAGCCACAAACAGACTTGGTTAAACCAGTGTAGCTCTCCGAGTCCACTTTCCTAGGGCCTGAATTTTGCTCATGTGTGAAAGGGTCATGGCGATCACTCCTGAAAGCTGTGCCATCACCAGTGGTTATGGTCTTGAAAGTCAAACAGTTGCAGGAGATGGCTGATCGTGTGACTGTGGCACAGGGCTACAGCTTGTGAGCAGAAATAGGGATGTCAGGCCAAGGTAGTGAGTTACAGAAGGCAACAACAGAATGGCAGTGCTAGGGATGGTGGGATCTCATGTTTTGCACAGGTCTTCAGTCTGGCAGCAGACTGCTGCTAGCTCCTGGGCTGTATTCATCTAAGAGTCCAGCAGAGAGAATGATGGCTGCCCAGTACTCCAGGCAGGGAAATGGCCATCTGGATGGCACGCACCCGGCAAAGACATCTGAAGTGTTTTCTGAGCTATTTTCTGTGGAACTGAATGTTCCCACACCTCTGGAGGATCTTTATCTTGGGTGCATGGGACAGCTTTGGAGCAAGCTGGTGCCAGGCTGCACCAGCCCAGACAGCACAATCCTCTTGGCACCTGTCCTGCTCCGAAAGACAGGTTTGGTCAGGGATatcagctgtgcctggcaccaGGATGGGGAGGTAGAGTCCTGGGTggggaagggctgcagctgaGTGCTGGAAATGCCTAAAACCCACAACTGGTTACTGAGAAGCGTGAAGAAGTAGCAGCCTGTGTGAGACCAGCAttcagcaggtgggagttgACTAGTCTGTGTACCTGGCAGGACCTCACTCTTGATGACCCTGCTTAGCCATGGTGATATGCTGCTTTTGGCATCTGTTTAACCCACTAGTTCCTGTTACCTGAGCAGTGACCAAAATTATCTTTTACCTCAGCCTTACTTCTAACATCACAATAATTCTGTTTAAAAGTGCGTGCTTGACCCTGGAACTTTGCTGGAAAAGGGTATGAAAGGTTTTTATTGCCCAAGTTTTCCCCATTGCTCTCTGGA
Protein-coding sequences here:
- the POPDC2 gene encoding popeye domain-containing protein 2, translated to MTIRFERRTAGEGGEWGRMSTSSLSWDQALLQPPVCDAWKEIMEEAAYQLASCIILLGYMGGSGIFGSLYIFGLLAPGYFCYALWGWLSACGLDIFIWNMLLVLICLLQLAHLAYRLRRNTIPQEFDLLYKTMYLPLQVPLEVYKEIVKCCEEHVQLLVRDQNYAVEGKTPIDRLSLLLSGRIRVCQDGQFLHYVFPFQFLDSPEWESLRPSEEGTFQVTLTAETDCSFITWPRKKLYLLLRKDRYIARLFSSHLGYDISEKLYSLNEKLFAKFGCRFDIRLPSLYHVLGPASSEGESEDCEELLPASGHASVSEPPPQPPPPPPPAPRPWASRPDSELLGEDSTSLVLEDFAELPGSFMDYVSEGEYMK